A part of Streptomyces sp. NBC_00557 genomic DNA contains:
- a CDS encoding DLW-39 family protein, translated as MKKLLLVALAAIGGLLVYRQIQADRAEQDLWTEATDSVPTGS; from the coding sequence GTGAAGAAGCTGCTCCTGGTCGCACTGGCCGCCATCGGCGGGCTCCTCGTGTACCGCCAGATCCAGGCGGATCGCGCCGAGCAGGATCTGTGGACGGAGGCGACTGACTCCGTGCCCACGGGTTCGTGA
- a CDS encoding DUF6344 domain-containing protein, with protein sequence MTKNKVMTLWTAIVTAFFALCTALGIVTATTATTAAAAPSTEGPRTGTALKTIPAIPAQRHWSWPRTTALPPTMKQRIRAEAHGKSPRCRHRPLAETETEDLITGESSTARLDC encoded by the coding sequence ATGACCAAGAACAAGGTCATGACGCTGTGGACCGCCATCGTCACCGCCTTCTTCGCACTGTGCACCGCGCTCGGAATCGTCACCGCCACGACCGCCACGACCGCGGCGGCCGCCCCCAGCACCGAGGGCCCCCGCACCGGTACCGCGTTGAAGACCATCCCGGCGATCCCGGCCCAACGCCACTGGTCCTGGCCCCGCACCACGGCTCTGCCCCCCACGATGAAACAGCGCATCCGGGCCGAGGCCCACGGCAAGTCGCCCCGTTGCCGGCACCGTCCCCTCGCCGAGACCGAGACGGAGGACCTGATCACCGGAGAGTCCTCGACGGCCAGGCTCGACTGCTGA